In one Fodinicola acaciae genomic region, the following are encoded:
- a CDS encoding methane monooxygenase: MSRQSVARAHQKIQELSWEPAYHQPVSHYGTDYTFQKAKKKDPLKQVLRSYFPMQEEKDHRVYGAEDGAIRGNMFRQVQERWLEWQKLFLSIIPLPEISAARAMPLLFRTVPNPELHNGQAIQMIDEVRHSTIQQNLKRLYMNNYIDPAGFNSSLRNFQNDYCGTIGRQFAEGFITGDAITAASIYLTIVAETAFTNTLFVAMPAEAAANGDYLLPTVFHSVQSDESRHISNGYATLLMALSDESNHQLLERDLRYAWWNNHRVVDAAIGTFIEYGTKDRRKDRESYAEMWRRWIYDDYYRSYLVPLEKYGLVIPHDLIEEAWNQIWNKGYVHEVAQFFATGWLANYWRIDPMTDKDFEWFEHKYPGWYDRYGKWWENYARLSVPNGHHPIVAENVDYVYPHRCWTCMVPCLVREDMVVDQVDGQWRTYCHEACRWTDAEAFRPTYQGRQTPNMGQLIGAREWETLYHGWNWADIVKDMGFVRDDGKTMVAQPHLDLDPKKMWTLDHLRRMPEVQSPNVLLNQMSDAERAAFVADYNRQGPAGRPAPAAN, from the coding sequence ATGAGCCGCCAGAGCGTGGCACGAGCCCACCAGAAAATCCAGGAACTGTCCTGGGAACCGGCCTATCACCAGCCGGTCTCGCACTACGGGACGGACTACACGTTCCAGAAAGCCAAGAAAAAGGACCCACTCAAGCAGGTCCTGCGGTCGTACTTCCCGATGCAGGAGGAAAAAGACCACCGCGTCTACGGCGCGGAGGACGGCGCCATCCGCGGCAACATGTTCCGGCAGGTGCAGGAGCGCTGGCTGGAATGGCAGAAGTTGTTCCTGAGCATCATTCCGCTGCCGGAGATCTCCGCCGCGCGGGCGATGCCACTGCTGTTCCGTACGGTGCCCAACCCCGAGCTGCACAACGGCCAGGCGATCCAGATGATCGACGAGGTCCGGCACTCGACGATCCAGCAGAACCTCAAGCGTCTCTACATGAACAACTACATCGACCCGGCCGGGTTCAACAGCAGCCTGCGTAACTTCCAGAACGACTACTGCGGCACCATCGGCCGCCAGTTCGCGGAAGGCTTCATCACCGGTGACGCGATCACCGCGGCGTCGATCTATCTGACGATCGTCGCGGAAACCGCGTTCACCAACACGCTTTTCGTCGCGATGCCGGCCGAGGCCGCGGCCAACGGCGACTACCTGCTCCCCACCGTTTTCCACTCCGTACAGTCCGACGAGTCGCGACACATTTCTAACGGTTACGCGACCTTGCTGATGGCGCTGTCGGACGAGAGCAACCACCAGCTGCTCGAGCGCGATCTTCGCTACGCCTGGTGGAACAACCACCGCGTGGTGGACGCGGCGATCGGCACGTTCATCGAGTACGGCACCAAGGACCGCCGCAAGGATCGGGAAAGCTACGCGGAAATGTGGCGTCGGTGGATCTACGACGACTACTACCGCAGCTATCTCGTGCCGCTGGAGAAATACGGTCTGGTGATCCCGCACGACCTGATCGAGGAAGCCTGGAACCAGATCTGGAACAAGGGCTACGTGCACGAGGTCGCGCAGTTCTTCGCCACCGGCTGGCTCGCCAACTACTGGCGGATCGACCCGATGACCGACAAGGACTTCGAGTGGTTCGAGCACAAGTATCCGGGCTGGTATGACCGATACGGCAAGTGGTGGGAAAACTACGCCCGCCTGTCGGTGCCCAACGGTCACCATCCGATCGTCGCGGAAAACGTCGATTACGTTTATCCGCACCGTTGTTGGACCTGCATGGTGCCGTGTCTGGTGCGCGAGGACATGGTCGTCGACCAGGTCGACGGCCAGTGGCGAACCTACTGTCACGAGGCCTGCCGGTGGACCGACGCCGAGGCGTTCCGGCCGACGTACCAGGGCCGGCAGACCCCCAACATGGGCCAGCTGATCGGGGCCCGCGAGTGGGAAACCCTTTACCACGGCTGGAACTGGGCCGACATCGTCAAGGACATGGGGTTCGTACGCGACGACGGCAAGACCATGGTCGCGCAGCCGCACCTCGACCTCGACCCGAAGAAGATGTGGACGCTGGACCACCTGCGCCGGATGCCCGAGGTCCAGTCGCCGAACGTGTTGCTCAACCAAATGAGCGACGCCGAGCGCGCCGCGTTCGTCGCCGACTACAACCGACAGGGC